The Terriglobus tenax genome contains a region encoding:
- the dnaE gene encoding DNA polymerase III subunit alpha: MAAEFTHLHLHTDYSLLDGACDVDKLAGHLAKLGQKAAAMTDHGNIYGAVHFAAAMEKKGIKPIIGCELYLSKTDDHRTMEGGYNHFLVLAENEEGYKNLVRLTSEAALNGFYRKPRVSKEFLSKHTEGLIGFSGCLAGELNQHLMAGKYDEAKRSAGMFEEMFGKGNFFLEIQDHGLEPDKAVCEALFRMEKDLGIPLIATNDSHYVADDDSKAHEILLCVQTAGSINDPNRFKFDTNEFYIKSAEEMHRLFKQNPEVCTRTMQFAERCNAKINKVKNPFPEFVVPEGETIDSYFEQVCREGLKKRLETAVAHLRSRGLLRKTVAEYEERLNREIDCIKQMKFPGYFLIVWDFIKYARERDIPVGPGRGSAAGSLVAYCMEITDVDPLQNELLFERFLNPERISMPDIDIDFCMNRRQEVIEHVTRKYGRDQVAQIITFNTMAAKAAIKDVGRAMDMPYGEVDRVAKLIPATIGITIEQALKDSPPLATAYEDPKVRELIDTAMRLEGLVRGAGVHAAGVVIAPTKLTELVPVTRAKNEDIVTAYDMKAVEKMGLLKMDFLGLTTLTVIDDCLKLIKSNRGVVVEMAKVPLDDQETYEKVFHKALTSGVFQFESGGMRDVLRRYKPNTVEDLTALNALYRPGPIQGGMIDDFIERKWGRRAVEFTFPELEPILKETLGVIVYQEQVMQISSAIGGYSLGGADLLRRAMGKKDPAEMAKQRDIFMAGAAEKKFDKTKAGSLFDLMEQFAGYGFNKSHSAAYALLAYHTAYLKTHYPVEFMAALLTSETSKPENVVKYIGECKEMGITVLPPDVQISAANFTPTSDAIRFGLAAIKNVGGNAIESIQQARTALQAEGKPGFASIWEFCEKVDLRLMNKRVLESLLKAGAMDSFGARARVNAALDKAIERAQKAQRDAETGQHGLFGIFDAEPEVVNKKVDDDLPKVPDWDEHTRLQNEKEVLGFFVSGHPMDKYREKLRNLKVVDTATACEMKPEPQNFRRGQDNSANEIQIAGVITALKVAKSKRSGEMYASASLEDTTGKIDLIAFPKDYEKLSEKLKIDVPVLVRGTLRGEEDSAPKLSVSSITALEDVQIKLPGALRVKVPLHHPDAALLEKLQALFEATPGPGKVLLDLEEPGQFCAVLEPQGFNVAADRLFIDRVEEIVGGGAVRVID; this comes from the coding sequence ATGGCCGCTGAGTTCACGCACCTTCATCTCCACACCGATTACTCCCTTCTCGACGGCGCATGCGATGTCGACAAGCTGGCTGGGCACCTGGCCAAGCTGGGCCAGAAGGCCGCCGCCATGACCGACCACGGCAACATTTATGGCGCGGTTCACTTTGCTGCGGCCATGGAGAAGAAGGGCATCAAGCCCATCATCGGCTGTGAACTCTATCTTTCGAAGACAGATGACCACCGCACCATGGAAGGCGGCTACAACCACTTCCTCGTGCTGGCTGAAAACGAAGAGGGTTACAAGAACCTGGTCCGTCTGACCAGCGAGGCCGCGCTTAACGGCTTCTATCGCAAGCCGCGTGTCAGCAAGGAATTTCTGTCGAAGCACACGGAAGGCCTGATCGGTTTCTCCGGCTGCCTTGCCGGTGAGTTGAACCAGCACCTGATGGCCGGTAAGTACGACGAGGCCAAGCGTAGCGCCGGCATGTTTGAAGAGATGTTCGGCAAGGGCAACTTCTTCCTGGAGATCCAGGACCACGGCCTGGAGCCGGACAAGGCCGTTTGCGAAGCCTTGTTTCGCATGGAGAAAGACCTCGGCATTCCGCTGATCGCCACCAACGACAGTCACTACGTTGCGGATGACGATAGTAAGGCTCACGAAATTCTGCTCTGCGTGCAGACGGCCGGCTCCATCAACGACCCGAACCGCTTCAAGTTCGACACCAACGAGTTCTACATCAAGAGCGCGGAGGAGATGCACCGTCTCTTCAAGCAGAACCCCGAGGTCTGCACGCGCACCATGCAGTTTGCCGAGCGCTGCAACGCCAAGATCAACAAGGTGAAAAATCCCTTCCCGGAGTTTGTGGTCCCCGAAGGAGAAACCATTGACAGCTATTTCGAGCAGGTATGCCGCGAGGGTCTGAAGAAGCGCCTTGAAACCGCGGTGGCGCACCTGCGGTCGCGCGGCTTGTTGCGCAAGACGGTGGCCGAGTATGAAGAGCGTCTGAACCGCGAGATCGACTGCATCAAGCAGATGAAGTTCCCAGGCTACTTCCTCATTGTGTGGGACTTCATCAAGTACGCCCGCGAGCGCGATATCCCTGTCGGTCCGGGTCGTGGTTCAGCAGCCGGATCGCTCGTCGCCTACTGCATGGAGATCACCGACGTTGATCCCTTGCAGAACGAATTGCTCTTCGAGCGCTTCCTGAATCCCGAGCGTATCTCGATGCCGGATATCGACATCGACTTCTGTATGAATCGTCGGCAAGAGGTCATCGAGCACGTCACGCGCAAGTATGGCCGCGACCAGGTGGCGCAGATCATCACCTTCAACACCATGGCCGCCAAGGCTGCAATCAAGGACGTTGGCCGCGCCATGGACATGCCCTATGGCGAGGTGGACCGCGTCGCCAAGCTGATTCCCGCGACCATCGGTATCACGATCGAGCAGGCGCTGAAAGACTCTCCTCCGCTGGCGACGGCGTACGAAGACCCGAAGGTGCGCGAGCTGATCGACACGGCGATGCGCCTTGAGGGGCTGGTGCGTGGCGCCGGTGTTCACGCCGCCGGTGTAGTGATTGCACCAACCAAGCTGACCGAGCTGGTGCCCGTCACACGTGCCAAGAACGAAGACATCGTCACTGCCTATGACATGAAGGCCGTCGAGAAGATGGGTCTTCTGAAGATGGACTTCCTTGGCCTGACGACGCTGACCGTCATCGACGATTGCCTGAAGCTGATCAAGAGCAATCGCGGTGTTGTGGTGGAGATGGCCAAGGTTCCGCTCGATGATCAGGAGACCTATGAGAAGGTCTTCCACAAGGCGCTGACCTCGGGCGTCTTCCAGTTTGAATCCGGTGGCATGCGCGATGTACTTCGCCGCTACAAGCCAAATACGGTGGAAGACCTGACCGCTCTCAACGCGCTGTATCGTCCTGGCCCGATCCAGGGCGGCATGATTGACGATTTCATTGAGCGCAAGTGGGGCCGCCGCGCGGTGGAGTTCACCTTCCCGGAGCTTGAACCCATCCTGAAGGAGACGCTTGGCGTCATCGTCTATCAGGAGCAGGTGATGCAGATTAGCTCGGCCATCGGCGGCTACTCGCTCGGCGGCGCTGACCTGCTGCGCCGCGCCATGGGTAAGAAAGACCCTGCGGAGATGGCCAAGCAGCGCGACATCTTCATGGCCGGAGCCGCGGAGAAGAAGTTCGACAAGACCAAGGCCGGTTCGCTGTTTGACCTGATGGAGCAGTTTGCCGGATACGGCTTCAACAAGTCTCACTCGGCTGCTTACGCCCTGCTGGCGTATCACACGGCGTACCTGAAGACCCATTACCCGGTGGAGTTCATGGCGGCGCTGCTGACCTCTGAAACCTCCAAGCCCGAGAACGTGGTGAAGTACATCGGCGAATGCAAGGAAATGGGCATCACGGTTCTGCCGCCGGATGTGCAGATCTCCGCCGCGAACTTCACGCCCACTTCCGATGCGATTCGCTTCGGTCTGGCGGCGATCAAGAACGTTGGCGGCAACGCGATCGAGTCCATTCAACAGGCGCGCACGGCGCTGCAGGCCGAAGGCAAGCCTGGCTTTGCTTCCATCTGGGAGTTCTGCGAGAAGGTTGACCTGCGCCTGATGAACAAGCGCGTTCTGGAGTCGCTGCTGAAGGCCGGCGCCATGGACAGCTTCGGCGCCCGCGCCCGCGTGAATGCCGCGCTGGACAAGGCGATTGAGCGCGCGCAGAAGGCACAGCGCGATGCCGAGACCGGTCAGCATGGGCTCTTCGGCATCTTCGATGCGGAGCCGGAGGTCGTCAATAAGAAGGTGGATGACGATCTGCCCAAGGTGCCGGATTGGGATGAGCACACCCGCCTGCAGAACGAGAAGGAAGTGCTCGGGTTCTTCGTCTCCGGACATCCGATGGACAAGTACCGCGAGAAGCTGCGCAACCTGAAGGTGGTCGATACGGCGACAGCGTGCGAGATGAAGCCGGAGCCGCAGAACTTCCGCCGTGGGCAGGACAACAGCGCCAACGAGATTCAGATTGCCGGTGTCATCACCGCGCTGAAGGTCGCCAAGTCCAAGCGCTCGGGTGAGATGTATGCCTCGGCGTCACTGGAAGACACCACGGGCAAGATCGACCTGATCGCCTTCCCGAAGGACTACGAGAAGCTCTCAGAAAAGCTGAAGATTGATGTCCCGGTGCTGGTGCGCGGAACGCTGCGCGGTGAAGAAGACTCCGCTCCCAAGCTGTCTGTCTCCAGCATCACCGCGCTTGAAGATGTGCAGATCAAGCTGCCCGGCGCGTTGCGTGTGAAGGTGCCGCTGCATCATCCGGATGCGGCGTTGCTTGAGAAGCTGCAGGCGCTGTTTGAAGCCACGCCCGGGCCGGGCAAGGTACTGCTTGACCTGGAAGAGCCGGGGCAGTTCTGCGCCGTGCTGGAGCCGCAGGGCTTCAACGTCGCGGCTGACCGCCTGTTCATTGACCGGGTTGAAGAGATCGTAGGCGGTGGTGCGGTGCGAGTCATCGACTGA
- a CDS encoding YdcF family protein, whose translation MRTLKWTVLVLLVAVVVVLGGLETAHWTLPLENTQQAKFDSIIVLGTPSKADGTPSPEQRERVLEGVRQWKAGVAPVLIMTGGAAHNKWTEAHSMAVYAEQQGVPASAVIEEGQAQNTVQNIYYSNQILQAHGWHSAEVVSSKSHLPRAGMILSHYPAIKWKVDGSARPAEYGWWREAVFEFNEAQYCWTLRRKGFPKSKFMPQ comes from the coding sequence ATGCGCACTCTGAAGTGGACAGTTCTGGTGCTGTTGGTCGCTGTGGTTGTGGTGCTGGGCGGGCTGGAGACCGCCCATTGGACGCTGCCACTTGAGAATACGCAGCAGGCAAAGTTTGACTCCATCATTGTGCTGGGCACACCGTCCAAGGCTGACGGCACGCCATCGCCGGAGCAGCGCGAGCGCGTGCTGGAAGGAGTACGCCAGTGGAAGGCCGGGGTTGCGCCGGTCCTCATCATGACGGGCGGAGCCGCGCACAACAAGTGGACTGAAGCACACTCAATGGCTGTCTACGCCGAGCAGCAGGGAGTTCCGGCCTCGGCGGTGATTGAGGAAGGCCAGGCGCAGAACACCGTGCAGAACATCTACTATTCCAACCAGATCCTGCAGGCGCATGGCTGGCACTCGGCGGAGGTGGTCAGCAGCAAGAGCCATCTGCCGCGCGCGGGCATGATTCTCTCGCATTATCCGGCGATCAAGTGGAAGGTGGATGGCTCCGCCAGACCAGCCGAGTACGGCTGGTGGCGCGAGGCGGTCTTTGAGTTCAACGAGGCACAGTACTGCTGGACGCTGCGGCGTAAAGGGTTTCCGAAGTCGAAGTTTATGCCGCAGTAG